A single Oncorhynchus tshawytscha isolate Ot180627B linkage group LG01, Otsh_v2.0, whole genome shotgun sequence DNA region contains:
- the LOC112251869 gene encoding gremlin-2-like, which produces MFWRITLPVLLAGVLCVATETRKPRPQGSIPSPFKTKGNLSDRQRLLPRKPEVLSSSREALVVTERRYLRRDWCKTQPLRQTVSEEGCRSRTVVNRFCYGQCNSFYIPHLMGPSSNRGPGSSRKNHNKVQEPFQSCSFCRPHRFTQLTVQLDCPGLQPTFRHRKVQRVKQCRCMSVDVTGNGKL; this is translated from the coding sequence ATGTTTTGGAGAATCACTCTTCCAGTCCTACTGGCTGGGGTACTCTGTGTAGCCACAGAAACAAGGAAGCCCCGTCCCCAAGGCTCCATCCCCTCACCTTTCAAGACCAAAGGCAACCTGTCAGATCGTCAGCGCCTGTTGCCGCGGAAACCCGAAGTCCTTTCGTCAAGTCGGGAGGCCCTGGTGGTCACCGAGCGCCGGTACCTCCGACGTGACTGGTGCAAGACGCAACCCCTCCGCCAGACGGTGAGCGAGGAGGGCTGCCGAAGTCGTACGGTGGTCAACCGCTTCTGCTACGGCCAGTGTAACTCCTTCTACATCCCCCACCTCATGGGACCCAGCTCAAATCGAGGCCCAGGGTCCAGCCGGAAAAACCACAACAAGGTCCAGGAGCCCTTCCAGTCCTGTTCCTTCTGCAGGCCACACCGCTTTACCCAGCTCACTGTTCAGCTGGACTGTCCGGGCCTGCAACCTACCTTTCGCCATCGCAAGGTACAGCGTGTCAAACAGTGTCGCTGTATGTCGGTGGACGTGACTGGCAACGGGAAACTGTGA